A genomic region of Elaeis guineensis isolate ETL-2024a chromosome 9, EG11, whole genome shotgun sequence contains the following coding sequences:
- the LOC105051034 gene encoding serine/threonine-protein kinase PBS1, translated as MGCFPCFDSKEAAQLNPGEGRDDRREEQPMVPPRVEKLCSGADRLKTRSHLDSKKESLGTKEGPGFNISAHTFTFRELAVATKNFRPECFLGEGGFGRVYKGRLESTGQVVAVKQLDRNGLQGNREFLVEVLMLSLLHHPNLVNLIGYCADGDQRLLVYEYMPLGSLEDHLHDLPPEKEPLDWNTRMKIAAGAAKGLEYLHDKANPPVIYRDFKSSNILLDEGFHPKLSDFGLAKLGPVGDKSHVSTRVMGTYGYCAPEYAMTGQLTVKSDVYSFGVVLLELITGRKAIDSTRAHAEQNLVSWARPMFNDRRKLPKLADPKLQGRYPMRGLYQALAVASMCIQEEAASRPLIADVVTALAYLASQAFDPNAVPNSNSRSGGERRSRNSDEKGGRMLAKNDDGGSGRKWELDVDKEDSPRETIGILNRDFDRERAVAEAKMWGENWREKRRVNANAQGAFDAASGNG; from the exons ATGGGTTGCTTCCCGTGCTTCGATTCAAAGGAGGCAGCGCAGCTAAATCCAGGGGAGGGGAGAGATGacaggagggaggagcagcccatgGTTCCCCCTCGTGTGGAGAAATTATGTTCTG GAGCTGATAGGTTGAAGACGAGAAGCCATTTGGATTCGAAAAAGGAGTCATTGGGAACAAAGGAGGGGCCTGGTTTTAATATTTCAGCACATACATTCACCTTCCGGGAGCTTGCGGTGGCAACAAAGAATTTTAGACCAGAATGTTTTTTAGGGGAAGGGGGGTTCGGACGGGTCTATAAAGGGCGTCTCGAAAGCACGGGTCAG GTTGTAGCTGTAAAACAGCTCGATCGGAATGGGCTTCAAGGAAACAGAGAGTTTCTGGTGGAGGTCCTCATGCTTAGCCTGTTGCATCACCCCAATCTAGTTAATCTTATTGGCTattgtgctgatggagatcaacgCCTTCTCGTGTATGAGTATATGCCCTTGGGATCATTGGAAGATCATCTGCATG ACCTCCCACCCGAAAAAGAACCACTGGATTGGAATACAAGGATGAAGATTGCCGCAGGTGCAGCCAAAGGGTTGGAGTACCTTCATGATAAAGCAAATCCTCCAGTTATATATAGGGACTTCAAATCATCCAACATATTATTGGATGAGGGGTTTCACCCAAAGCTTTCTGATTTTGGGCTTGCCAAACTCGGTCCTGTTGGTGATAAATCACATGTCTCAACAAGGGTGATGGGAACCTATGGATATTGTGCTCCAGAGTATGCTATGACTGGACAATTAACAGTCAAGTCTGATGTATATAGTTTTGGTGTTGTACTTTTGGAGTTGATTACTGGAAGGAAGGCCATCGACAGCACCAGAGCACATGCGGAACAAAATCTTGTTTCATGG GCTCGGCCCATGTTCAATGACCGAAGGAAACTCCCAAAGCTAGCTGATCCAAAGCTGCAAGGGCGATACCCCATGCGTGGGCTCTACCAGGCTCTTGCTGTGGCTTCCATGTGCATCCAAGAGGAAGCTGCCTCCCGCCCTCTCATCGCTGATGTTGTAACTGCTTTGGCCTATTTGGCATCCCAAGCTTTTGATCCCAATGCAGTACCTAATTCCAACAGCAGGTCTGGTGGGGAAAGGAGGAGCAGGAATAGCGATGAGAAAGGTGGAAGGATGCTAGCAAAGAATGATGATGGAGGGTCCGGCCGTAAGTGGGAACTTGATGTGGATAAAGAAGATTCTCCGAGGGAGACAATTGGGATCTTGAACAGGGACTTTGATCGGGAGCGAGCCGTGGCAGAGGCCAAGATGTGGGGAGAGAATTGGAGGGAGAAGAGACGGGTTAATGCTAATGCACAGGGTGCTTTCGATGCTGCAAGTGGAAATGGGTAG
- the LOC105051035 gene encoding bidirectional sugar transporter SWEET14 isoform X1: protein MRKWPTLPPYPHPPLLLYKGSSTPSQASNPHRPPLHVLGQLARLLVSHLGHLEANLILQREAMAGLSLDHPWAFTFGILGNIISFMVYLAPLPTFYRVYKKKSTEGFQSVPYVVALFSAMLWIYYAFIKADAYLLVTINSIGCVIETMYIVMYLSYAPKKARIFTAQVLLLLNVGLFGLIVLVTLMVAKGPERVHVLGWVCVSFSISVFVAPLSIIRLVIRTKSVEFMPFWLSFFLTMSAIAWFSYGLLTKDIYVALPNILGFIFGVVQMGIYIAYKGTEKVAYDHQKVAEHIITITKVGTSERTSEVHPIDVIGSPAVHGEENADKEGQERHEPTNDGDMENMEGQKEIEMNQLEV from the exons ATGAGGAAATGGCCAACCCTCCCACCCTACCCCCACCCCCCTCTTCTTCTATATAAGGGGTCTTCTACACCCTCTCAAGCCTCAAACCCCCATCGACCACCACTGCATGTTCTTGGGCAGTTGGCCAGGCTCCTTGTGAGCCATCTTGGGCATTTGGAGG CTAATCTTATCCTTCAAAGAGAAGCAATGGCTGGCTTATCATTGGACCACCCCTGGGCTTTCACCTTTGGAATCCTAG GGAACATCATCTCATTCATGGTGTATCTAGCTCCACT GCCAACGTTCTATAGGGTCTACAAGAAGAAATCGACCGAAGGGTTTCAGTCGGTGCCGTACGTGGTTGCACTATTCAGTGCCATGCTGTGGATATACTATGCATTCATCAAGGCTGATGCTTATCTTCTAGTCACAATTAACTCAATTGGATGCGTCATCGAGACCATGTACATCGTCATGTATCTCAGTTATGCTCCGAAGAAAGCTAGG ATCTTTACTGCCCAGGTTCTTCTACTTCTAAACGTGGGGCTATTCGGGTTAATAGTTCTTGTCACTCTCATGGTAGCGAAGGGTCCGGAACGAGTTCATGTTCTTGGATGGGTCTGTGTGAGTTTCTCTATCAGCGTCTTCGTAGCTCCTTTAAGCATCATC AGGCTAGTGATACGAACAAAGAGTGTAGAATTCATGCCCTTCTGGCTATCGTTCTTTCTCACAATGAGTGCCATCGCTTGGTTTTCATACGGTCTGCTGACAAAAGACATATATGTAGCG CTACCAAACATACTGGGTTTTATCTTTGGAGTCGTCCAAATGGGAATCTACATAGCCTACAAGGGTACTGAGAAGGTTGCATATGATCATCAGAAGGTAGCTGAACACATCATAACAATCACAAAGGTAGGCACAAGCGAGAGGACCTCGGAGGTCCATCCCATCGATGTGATCGGCTCACCAGCTGTCCATGGTGAAGAGAATGCTGACAAAGAGGGTCAAGAGCGGCATGAACCAACCAATGATGGCGACATGGAAAACATGGAAGGCCAGAAGGAGATTGAGATGAACCAGCTCGAGGTTTGA
- the LOC105051035 gene encoding bidirectional sugar transporter SWEET14 isoform X2, which produces MAGLSLDHPWAFTFGILGNIISFMVYLAPLPTFYRVYKKKSTEGFQSVPYVVALFSAMLWIYYAFIKADAYLLVTINSIGCVIETMYIVMYLSYAPKKARIFTAQVLLLLNVGLFGLIVLVTLMVAKGPERVHVLGWVCVSFSISVFVAPLSIIRLVIRTKSVEFMPFWLSFFLTMSAIAWFSYGLLTKDIYVALPNILGFIFGVVQMGIYIAYKGTEKVAYDHQKVAEHIITITKVGTSERTSEVHPIDVIGSPAVHGEENADKEGQERHEPTNDGDMENMEGQKEIEMNQLEV; this is translated from the exons ATGGCTGGCTTATCATTGGACCACCCCTGGGCTTTCACCTTTGGAATCCTAG GGAACATCATCTCATTCATGGTGTATCTAGCTCCACT GCCAACGTTCTATAGGGTCTACAAGAAGAAATCGACCGAAGGGTTTCAGTCGGTGCCGTACGTGGTTGCACTATTCAGTGCCATGCTGTGGATATACTATGCATTCATCAAGGCTGATGCTTATCTTCTAGTCACAATTAACTCAATTGGATGCGTCATCGAGACCATGTACATCGTCATGTATCTCAGTTATGCTCCGAAGAAAGCTAGG ATCTTTACTGCCCAGGTTCTTCTACTTCTAAACGTGGGGCTATTCGGGTTAATAGTTCTTGTCACTCTCATGGTAGCGAAGGGTCCGGAACGAGTTCATGTTCTTGGATGGGTCTGTGTGAGTTTCTCTATCAGCGTCTTCGTAGCTCCTTTAAGCATCATC AGGCTAGTGATACGAACAAAGAGTGTAGAATTCATGCCCTTCTGGCTATCGTTCTTTCTCACAATGAGTGCCATCGCTTGGTTTTCATACGGTCTGCTGACAAAAGACATATATGTAGCG CTACCAAACATACTGGGTTTTATCTTTGGAGTCGTCCAAATGGGAATCTACATAGCCTACAAGGGTACTGAGAAGGTTGCATATGATCATCAGAAGGTAGCTGAACACATCATAACAATCACAAAGGTAGGCACAAGCGAGAGGACCTCGGAGGTCCATCCCATCGATGTGATCGGCTCACCAGCTGTCCATGGTGAAGAGAATGCTGACAAAGAGGGTCAAGAGCGGCATGAACCAACCAATGATGGCGACATGGAAAACATGGAAGGCCAGAAGGAGATTGAGATGAACCAGCTCGAGGTTTGA